TGGAGTGACTCATCTACAAGTTAGGGGTCACCGGGagtcaccagaagctaggagaaaggCAAGAAAGGTATTACAGGCTGcatgtgtccccccaaattcatatatggaagccctaacccctagtgtggctgtatttggaaatggggcctCTAAGAAAGTCATTAAGGTTAACTGAGGTCATAAGGACggggccctgatctgataggattagtgtccttataagagacactaGAGAGCTTGCTCCCTCTCTATTCATGTACTCAGAGAAGaggccgtgtgaggacacagtgagaaggtggctgtctgcaaccCAAGGGGCGATCCCCTCACCACAACCTggccatgctggcaccttgatcttggacttccagcctccagaactgtgagaaaataaatttcagttgtttaagccactcaatctatgacattttgttacagcagctcaagCTAATACAGAAGGATCCTTCCTGAGCGCCTTTGGAGAGAACAcagccctgatgacaccttgattttgaacttctggcctccaggactgtgagaaaataaattcattttgttttaagccaccaaacttgtggtaatttgttacagcagccataagaTCCTTAATACAGTTCCGTCATTCACATTTGCAGGGCCTGGCCGAATGGTGAACAATGGTCTccacctgcccaccccctccaACATGTCTGGGGCGTTTACCACCTGAATGAACTAGTATAAGCAATAATATAGTTGACCTGTGAACAacgcaggggttaggggcactgaccctctgcAGAATTGAAAATCCAAAtataggacctactgtatagcacagggaactctgctcaatattctataataacctaaatgggaaaataatttgaaaaagaaaatccaaatataaCTTTACAGCCTGCAGATTCAACAAACCGCAGATTGTATAGTACCATAGTACCTATTTAGTGGAAAAAATCCTCCTATAAATTGACCCATGATGCGCAATTCAAagccatgttgttcaagggtcaactgcaatAGTTTATAGGTGCTCTTGTCATTTCTTGAGTGCTCACAGCATGCCAAAGATGATGCTAACTGCTTTACAAGcattattctcttttcctttgtggaTATGGAGAAATCCAGCCTAAGTTGCTGATGGGAACCAGCAGCTGCTCCTGCCTCCAAGGCACTCACAACCTGGTGGGGGAGTCACAGGTGCTCTGATGGAGACAGTAGAGAGGACTGGGGGGGCCCAGAGACTCATTGTCGtgagctggaggagggggaatcagggaaggcttcctggaggaggtgaccccCAAGTAGGTTTGCCACTCTGCCATAACTTAGTGTAGGGCCCTCATAGCACATCTGTTTGGGGCCCCATGAATGATGGAAGGGACAAAGTATCAGGAACCAAAGACTCCCCAGTTTCCTGCTTAAGGGAGGGTCCCAGAAACTGCTCCGTAACACTTCCCCTTACATCCCATTGGCTTAATCCCTTTAGTTTAACCCCATGTCCTTGCTAttgcaaggaaggctgggaaatagTTTTTAATTTGAGGGAGGTGTGTGCCCAGCAAAAATATTATACAACTAtaggaggagaggagaatggaTACTGTCCATGCCTCAGGGAGGAATGGTTAACAGGGTCCAAGTGGAGAGTTCGAACTTGACGCTGAGGATGATAGGCAGCCTGGGATGACGTGAATTACCTCAACATCTCAGTGAGGAGCTGCCCAGACCCCCAGAAGCTCTCTGTCCAGCTCCCTAACACATCCGGGCAGCCCAAAGACGGGCAGTGACATCACGTCTGCTTTTGTCCACCCTCTCTGCACACCCCGTGAGCACacattcctctttcttctttcattcgaCAAATTGAACTTTTTGAGCAGCTCCTATGCACCAGGGAGTGCCTCGGTGGGGagaggtggcttttttttttttttttggccagggcctggggattgcgggatcttcgttccctgaccagggatcgaacctgggcccccagcagtggaagcgcagagtccaaaccactagaccaccagggaattccccgagaagtggttattttaaataggatggtctgggaagatctcactgAGAAGAGGATGATGCCTGAGCACAGGCCAGAAGGAGATGAGGGAATGGGACAAGGCAGGTGGGTGTCCTGGAGAGAAGCCTCCCGGGTGAATAGGAGGGAGCAGAGTCGGGTATGAGATGGGGAGGGGATGACTGTGAGAATACTGAATTCCTTCTGTCCAAGGTGGGGGCCTCCGAGGGTTTGAACAGAGGAAGGACGTAatctgacttttgtttttaaaagatggctCTGCCTGCTTTGTTCTCACAAGCTTTTAGACAAAAAACCCAGAGGTGTCTACACCACCTTCCTCGGTACCCTCCTAGCACCCAGACATCCCCTGGGAACAACCCAACCAAGACTAAAACGGGGTCCCAAGATGCCCAGCCGGCTCCCCCTGCACTGTCCTGGGGAGTTCAGGAAACAatctgtttcctttaaaaacacttACTTATGTTGCTTGGTCACCCTATTAACCACCCCCTCATGTTTTATCCATGAAACTGATGTTGACCCTCCGTATGTGCATGTAAATGTGTCCACATTTTACATCTGTGGTCCTGTGTGCTTGGAAGCTTACTTGAAGTGCAACAGTTGTATCAGATTTCATTTCCTGTTAGACGCTAATTAACCTGCGGTTCTTCATTCGCCTGGTGTTGGAGACTTGacgagtggatgaatgaatgaaacgaGGACCAGCTATTATGTTAATGAGTACTAAGAGCAAGGATAACGATAATTAATATATAGCTAGTGTGCTGGTtaacagcacaggctctagagccctATTACCCGGGTTCGAATCCAAGCCTTGCCACttagctgggtgacctggggCGACCTAACGGCCCCCCTCTCGCAGACCCGTCCCACCCAGGCCGGCCACCCCATCAAACCCGGGCAGGTGAGAGCAAACTTGTGCAGGTGAGAGCAAACCTGTGCAGGTGCGAGGAAACCTGTGCAAGTGCGAAACTCACTTCCTCAGGGCTGCACCAGGCTGCCAGCGAGGCTGGCACGCATGCGCAATTCGGCAGGTAGGCGTGGTCACGGGCGACGAGGAGGGACGCACGCGTACGGGGTGGGGCCGCGCCTGCGCAGGCTGCCTGCAATGGCGGCGGCTTGCGCCCCGTGGTGAGGGGCTCGGTTGGGACTTCAGGCAGCGGCCGGCGGTGGGTAAGCCCGTGGGAGAGGCGGCGGCACGCGGAAGGGTGCAGGGAGCCTCCTGGCACCGAGCCTGGCCTTGAAGTGCGGACTCCCACGGGCCTGAAGCCTAAGTCCCCACTCAGCCTTAGTTTCCCCTTCGAAGCTAGCGTGTTGGGAGAAGGAGTCCATGCCTTCCTCTGGGTTTCCGTTCGGGGTCCACGCAGCCCCCTCGGTTTTGGATTAGGAAGGGAGGGTGATGCCCGAGCTGTGACTGCAGTTTGAGAGGGCAATGCTTAGCTCGCCAGTTGGAGTTCAGGGAGGCGGCAAGACAGAGAGAACGAAGAGCCCCGAGGGCCGAGGACCCTGGAGCCCCTGACTACGGCTCCGCGCCGCGGCCAGGGCCAAGTCTTTGCCCCACAGACCCGGGCCTCGGTTCCAGAATCGCGCCTACTTCCTGATTGTTGATGACCTTATGACACCTGGCAGAGAGAAAGCCTGGGAGGCGGGGAGGCATTTCAACCCCCAGATCCCAGCAAACTGCTTTTAGTGGGCACTCCTGACAGGGTTAGGATGACAGCGTCTGCGTCTGGCCCCCACAGCCTTAGAGGAGCCAAGGACACTTGTCAGCTGCccaaaggaggaagcagaggtcCCATCTGCAGTCGGGgtgtcctttccctcctccccagtgAGAAGAGGGGACTGAAGCCCATCCAGTCCCAGCATTCCCAGACAGAGACTGTGAGTCAGCTATTCCTAAATAGAGAAACTATTGCCTTATTCCATCTTCCAGCACAtcatttaataattattcttaTCACCACTATAATGATAATATTTCCTattggcatttattgagcacttactatgtcctGAACCCTGAAAGTGatcattgtctcatttaatcctcacacagaCCCTGAGACAGGTACAAAGTGCCTCTGCATTCCCAGAGATCTGGTTCTAGGAAAAGCCCCTTAAAGGGAATCCACTTAACCTAGTACTCCATTGTAGAGTGCGTTTCCTGGGAGACCTGTGCAGGTtggattttaaaattgaaatttcaaCTAGAAATTAAGAATACGGGTTTGGCTTTTCTCTGTATTTAGGAGTATTTGGTATGCGGTTGCAATATTTTCCCCCAGGACCTTTTTCAGTCCCAGGAGAGCCAGATCTGTCTTTAAAACGATTGGTCATGGTAGGTCTAAGCTGTACTTAGACTGGATCCTCTTCCTGGATCCATCCTAATTTTTCCAGTCCTCATTGGTTGAGGACTTTTGCCTGAGGGTCGAGCATTTCTTCTCCATTGCTTTCATTGACACCATGAAATCCTGCATCCCTTTGCCAGATTCACAGCCTCACTTCACAACCCACTTGCTTTGTGCTGCCTTATAGCGTTAGATAGGAAAGCCAGCCAGCAAGGGGCGactcttttataaaaatgtttgtgtTGGTACAACTTTTGCTTCCCCATGGAAAGTACTTAAATGTAGGCACTCCAGTTATGTGGACTCAAGATTGTGGACAGCCTGGGTTATGACGATCCCATTTTCCAGTTGAAGAAATGGAGGCCCGAGAGGTCTCATGACATGCGTGGGGCACACACGTAGTGCACACACCTACCCAGGTAGGAACAGTTCCTGTAGGAGGTCAGGGATTGTGGGCAGCTTTGGGTCAAACATCTGAAACCAAGGATTTATTAAGAATTGCTGCGGACCAAAGACTCTGCTCAGCACTTAACACCCTCCCCCCACAtatctccccccacacccccacctaCCGCCAACCCTGCACGGTGAGAATGTAGCTGAAGAAACGGGTCCAGAGAGGTGGAGTCATTTTCTCAAGGTCATGTAGCAAGGAGGTAGGAGACTGGGTTTATACCTGCTCTGCCCAGCATCACAGCTCAAGGCGCTGTCTGCACGCAGCTGCTGCTGTTTAATGCTTTTTGATGAGGTGGAATATTTGGATGGAGGGAAAGCCTTCCTGTTTTTGACCACCTTGCCTCCAGCATGGTTTTCCAAATTTTAGTTATTGCTGTGTCGCCTTCATAATTTTTTCATATCTGTATATCACCTGTACAGTGATTCCCTTAGTTGCTTTTCCTTTAAatccactcactttttttttttaatttaaaaagaaggtttaaaaacaaatgatataTGGGCAGCTGGGGccaacttctagaagaaaaaggTTATAGGGAAAACAGCTTCTAAACGCAAAGCATAAATTGTGATTGAATACTGGTTTAGGAAAAACTAGCTGCAAAAGACATTTGGGTGTCAAATGGAGAAAATTGACCATGAACTGGGTTTTAAATGGTGTAAGGGAATCGTTCATTGTTTTAGGTCTGCTAATGGTCTTACGGTTATGTAAGAGCATGTTCTTAGGAGACAGACGCTGAAGAATTATTTAGGGGTTAAATGGTGTGATGTCTAGAAGGTGCTCAGTTCAGGGGAGAAAAACCTAGATAGATGGATTGATTGATCATGTGAAAAAGCATTAATGATCATGGAATCTAAGCAGTGGGTATATGGCTGTTTATTATGCTATGCCCTCAACTTGCTAttggaaaattttcataataaaaaaatggaaaaaataaaaaagggaagaaaaactttATCAGTATAAATGGAAATGTAGATCTCTTGCCATAAATAAACGATTACTATGAAAATGAACACAgtgcaaaacaaaataacagttCTAGTTGGATTCTGTTCCCTTGCCAAGGCTCTGAGACTTTCTCCTTCAGGAAGAATTAAGAGGATTGAAAAGGGAGCTCTCTGCCGCCTGGCTGGGGTCGTTTACACTGTTCCCCTCTGGGACCTGCTGTCCTGAGGACTTGCTCTCGCCTCTCAGGTGCTGCTGTCCCACGGTTGGTGGGGAGCCCAGGCCATGGTTGCCGTCTCCCGCCCCCGCCATGGACGAGATCACCTTCAAAAGCGACACCGTGCTGTCAGACGTCCACCTCCACACCCCGAACCAGAGACACCTCATGGTGCGGCTGAGTGGCGTGGGGCAGCCCGGTAAGGTCCCTGCACCCCAGGGAGCCCACTGTGTTTCCTGCTTTCTCACAGAAAGGATTGGGAAGACTGGATCGCTTAGCTTATCCTCACACCACTTCTTAAGTGCCCTTGTTTCACTGAGCAAACCCCTGTGCTTTCccgagcacctgctctgtgccagacctGGACGTGATGCCGGGAACGCAGAGGGAATGAGTCGAGCTCTGCCCTGGGGGAGCCCACAGGCCAGTGGGGGAGTCGGGGCCCGGGGACTCCCCCAGCCCACTGCCCCTACCCCCGGCTGACTCCTCCCACCAGGGCTCCCTGCTTTTTCTCCTGCACACACTCCCTCACTCCTCTCCCCAGCAGCCCAGGGggtcctgtgaaaaatgcaaatcacaCCACCGCCCTGATTTagaccctccagtggcttcccttgCTCTTAGAAGGAAATCAGAGCCCTCACCTTGGCCTGCgaggcccagccccacccagcccctgcccgtgTGTCCACACTTCTCTCTCCCGCCCTCGCTGCTCAGCGGCCACTGTCTGCTCCTTTCCGCCCCTCACACGCTGCATGTACCTTCCTCTCTGAGCACCTTTGCTCTTGCTTTTCGCTCTGCCTAGAACGTTCTTCCCTCCCTGGCCACCTTCCCCAGCTCCGATCACTCTGTTGTATTTGCTTGTTCTGGTGCAGTTCATAACTCCCCTTTCCCTCGTGTCCCAGTTTGGATTCCTGgattcaggaaactgaggctcagaacagATAAGCGAGTTGCCCCAGGGTCAGACAGTCGGGGGACGTGGAGGACTCTGGCCCAGGACACCCCCTGCCTCCAGCCCAACTCTCCTGGCACCCATGCTCTTACCAAAGCCTGTCCCAGTGACTTTCTGGCCACCAGGTGGTGAGGGACACAGTATCCTTGTCCTCACTTCCAAGCTTAAGGCTGAACAGTGCGGTGAGGAGGGCAGAAGCGCAGGGGTTGAGTAGCCTGGGTGTGAATCCCGCCTCAGCCACAcccacagctgtgtgaccttggtcagcTCACGTAACCTCTGAGCCCCAGCCTCCACATCTGTAAGACAGAGtgacactgggacttccctggtggtctcgTGGCTAAGACAccgtgcttccactacagggggcgtgggtcccatccctggtcaggaaccaAAATCCTGTAGgccgtgtggcgcagccaaaaaaatttttaaataaaaaataaataaaatagagggaCACTGCCACTTTCGTAGCCACTGTAAAGGGTAAATGAGCTCTTGTGAGCCGAGTGCCTGCAGTGTAGGTGCTCATCCGAGGGGGGCTGCTCTGGAGACTGCAGCATCACAGCCGAATCAAACAGACCTTTTCTGCCGGTTTTATGATATTTCCACCtcgcctttctttttttttcttttccattatggtttatttaccggatattgaatacagttccctgtgctatacagtaggtccttgtccttttttttgttttgttttttttcacctggcctttaaaactCTTCCCAGGTGGAAATTGAGGAAGGGAACTAGAAAAGGAGACAGTTTGGAAATACTCTGCTTTTGTGTTTTGTCTTGCCTTTCAGTCTTCCTGTCCCAGTTCAAGCTTCTGTGGAACCAAGCCTCTCAGACAGACTCGGGGGCTGAGGGTGGCAATCACAGAGCCCATCCCGCAGAGGTGACGACTCCTGCCAGGTCCCCTCCGGGGAGTGGCTGCAGCAGTGAGGGGGTCTCCCTCCAGGCTGGGGCTGGTGCCACCAGCCAGGAGGAGGTGGCAGCTCAGCTGGACGAGGATGGGGACTTGGACGTTGTGAGAAGACCACGGGCTGCCTCTCCCTCCGAGCCCTCGGGGCCTCCGAGAGACAAGGTACATCCCATGATTCTAACGCAGGAGGAAGATGACGTCCTGGGAGACGAAGCACAAGAGAGTAGCCCCTACGATGTCATCAAAATAGGTAAATAAAGGGCTGCTCACCTGCCGCCAGGCAGCGCCACAGCGTCAATCGGGGCACGAGGCTGCTGAGCGTGGGCCCGTCCAGGCATCTCAGGGCAGGACAGGTTAGCAGAACCGGCGTCCAGACACTGGGCGCCAGTAGTGCCGCTGGCAGCAGGGGAGCTTGTCAAAGTGCTGTCGGGTCACCCTCCTGCTCCAGACTCTTCggtggctccccattgccctcaggACACAGTCCACGTGCTCAGCATAGCGCCGGGGCCCCTGTGTGAGGTGGCTCCgccctcctctccagcctcaaCTCACACCACCCTCACCCGCTCACCCTCCGTGCGCGTTCTCCCTGCGCACCTCTGCTTCTGCCTCCTTCCCAGAGGGCTCGCTCCCTAACACATTCCTGATTGTACGAGCCCCAGCTTGGCCGTCACCTGCTCCAGAAGCTTCACTGCTGCTGCCTCCTGCATCAGCACTCTGATCCTACGTAGCATGCCAGGGTGTGGGTCGGGGTTGTTTGTGGAAGATTTGGCCCGCAGGAGCCCGCAGCAGGGAGCCATGGCAGATTCTGGAGCtggagcagggcagagggggagggagatcCAGAGTTAACCTGGAGGAGTGTGTGGGCCCAGCAgatgggctgggagctgggagctagaagctgggggcgtggggggtgggaggaggcagggaTGCAGTGACAGGAGAGGTGGGGCGGAAGGAGGTTTCAGCAGGCACTCAGGCAGGGCCCAGAGCATCCTTGTCCTTGTAGGGGCAGGAAGCCAGCGACGATGAGGCACCTGCTGTGCTTTGATGTTTAccttcatcacctcacatacaTAGTCTTCTCAGCCTCTCTGAGAGGTCCTACAAATGAGGAAGTGACGAGCCCAAGGCCGTGCAGTtcgggggcagggaggaagttTCTGAGTCCGCCTGATCCATCTCCACAGCCAGGGCTCTGGCCATCCCCAGCACTGCTCTGATGTGAGTCTGTTCACTGAGATGCAGGGTCCTGGATGGTGCCTGAGGTCCCAGGTAAAGGCCTGGGTTGCGCACATGGGGTCCACTGGGCGCTCTCAGAAACGCAGACGGAACAGCAGCTCTGATAGCCATGCGGTCATCCGTTCAGCAGATGGTTACCGAGTGCCTGCTGGGTACCAAGCAGGCTGGTTCTAGACCACCCTGGTGGGGGCCCTACTCTGTTTTCTGTGGATTACCTCTGGTCCTCATGGCCTTTCCAGGGATGAGTATTCCCATGtcacagaggagggaactgaggctcagagaggttgaggaacttgcccaagatcacacagctagtcagtggcagagccttGACTCACACTCAGGTCCGTCTGACACCACAGCCCATGTTTCTTACCCACGTCACGTGATCAGAACATTGGAAAGTTTTATTCTTGGGGGTCGATGACTGCTCCTTTCCCTCAGCCCTCACTTAACTGGCCTCCCTGTGGAGGGGAGCAGCAGACTTCCCAGCGAGCTGTTTGGCCTCCAGGGCGCATGTTTAATGTTCCGGGAGGTTCCCATCCTGCAAGCTGAGAGCAAAGTCCCACAGGGCAGGGTAGGGTCAGTGTGCCGCCAGCTCCGCCTGGCTGTGAAGCCCCGTCTCACAGCGCCTGGAAGTTCACCCTCCTTTTCAGCTCACTGTCACTTGCTCCCTACTTGCCCTGAGGGAGGAGAATAGAAAGGTCATTTAATACCTGAGCTTAAGCAGTAACTCCTAATTATTCCATCCGCAGCTGTACactcacatctgtaaaatgtgacaCAAGGGAAGGGGTCCTGGTCTTAGGATCCTATAGAGCTCCTCCACCCCTCACAAGCCAGGGGACCCCGGACAAGTATCCTGCCCACCCAGAGCCTCAAGTTTTTGGACCTATGAAAGGGGTCGGGGAAGCTGCCCTCCCTGGGTTTTGGTGGTGATTTCATAAATACTGCCCAGTAAGTGCTCCTGTGGGACCTGGTGCAGAGCAGGTGCTAAGCAGGTGTCCCTCCCCTGGCTATCCTGTTCCTCCCATTCGTAAGCCAagccttttttttaagattataggCCCATTTGAGAAACTGATTAAAATCAAATTCCCTTAGCGGGAGGAGAATGTGTTTTCCAGGCTACTTCAGGGGATTGTCAAAAATCTAAAGTTTATCCACGGACCTGCTAGGAATCCACAGACCCAAGGTTCAAAGTACATTATgatcattttccccattttatagataaactgGGACGCAAAGAGAACTCAGGCAAGGCTAGAACTTGGGCTGTCGGATCCCGAGTCACGTGCCTTTTCCATTGGCCTGTGACTTGGGCAAGTACTTTAACCTCTCAGAGTTCAGTTTTCTTGTTAGTAAAATGGGTGTAATCTCCTCTGGTTGTGAGGAACTGAGAGAGATGGCACATGTAGAGTTCTTAACACAGTGCTTGGTGCCTAGGAGGTGCTCAAGAAACGTGAGCTGCTGTCAGCTTTCATTCCAGGGGACTGATCTGAGTGTGGAGGAGGGAGACGGGCTGAGGAGGAGAGTCTGGGTTCCTGCACGTCTAGAGACCGTCCTGGTAGGGGCAGGGTACCGCTCAGATACTAAGACTGTCTGTCTAACCCCATTTGCTAACCCTGGAGTTTCTCGTGTGTTCCTCAGGCTGGGCTTTTATGTTCTTAAGACGCCACTGGAATTGTTTAAATATAAAGTGTGACTTTCCCCTGGGGCAGGAGCTCCCTGCCCTTGACCCTGGTTAGGGAGGCCATTGAGCCCATGAATGAGGTGATGTTATTTCTGTATCTTGTAAAGGAGCAAACTGTGGCTCTGGTGCTGAGAAGTTCAGTGACTCACGCCACCGGCCAGACTGCATGACTGAGCCTGGGTCACACGCAGGTCTTCCTGAGCTCAGCCCATGTTCTCACTCAAGGGAGGCTGGCACCCCTTAAATGCAGCTGGAGGCAAAACTTAAGTCCACGGGCCCCCTCGGAGAAAAGACCAGGCGTAGATGACCGAGATCCCCGTGGGAGGGTGCCCCTGGCTCAGCCAGGCAAACTGGAAGGAGGCAAAGaaagatgggaggaggggagacgCGAGCCCCAGCCAGGGGCCAGTGGGCCAGGGACAGTGCTACGTGGGCTGCAGAGACTGGGGAAGAGGGGTGGGCGGGATGGGGGGAGCTGACGCTGAGGGTCCAGAGCAGGGCTGGAAAGCGAGGAGGCCTCTTCTCTCACGCACATGCACACgtactcacacagacacacacacaccccttcagccttgctgtcccccccaccccactccctgctCCTGGTTTGATGTGAGCCTGGGCTTTGATGTGAACTAGTCTGACAAGCCTGTGAAGCTTCCCTGCCGTGCGTGTGTCGTGGTGCTTTGATGGCCGTCACCATCTTGCTTAAAGATACGAGAGCCGGATCTTATTTAACAGGAAAAACGTTTGCcctcattcccttttctccttgaTCTCATAGTTCTGTTCTCCACCTCCCCCCAACAACCAGCACCAGATTTTGTCCTAATGTATTTTGTGCTTGAGAATACTTCCTAACATACTTATTTTTCATCTAAAAAGGATATAATCTGAAACTTATTTTGTTAACTTTCTAGTGTGGTTCTGAgcgtaagaaaatattttggaatgagTTGTGATTATTATTCCCATACAGTTGAtcaaaagaacataaatatattatgatCGTAACGTGCGTTTACTGAACATAAAAAAGTggagtgtggggtgtgtgtgtttgattaAGTTGGGCCAAGTCCTCCTGTGACCCGAGTCTCCGGGCTGCGGGCAGAGAGACCCAGGGATCTGAATGAGAGTGACGCTCACACGCCCCCTCCTGACTGTAGCCTGGTCTGTGTTTCTGCTGCCTCCCCCGCACCCCGTCTGTCTGTGTTCTTTCCATCCCCATTTTCACGGTGGCCCTTTCTCTCTCGGTTTCCATCCCGTCCAGAGCACACCATGGCCACCCCCCTGGAGGATGTTGGCAAGCAGGTGGGTAGGTCCCGTCCGCTTCCCACGGCCCTGAAGGGTCTCTCGGGAGCCGCAGGCCACCTTTGTTCCTGGTCCCTCTCCCCTTCAGGTGTGGCGGGGCGCCCTGCTCCTGGCGGACTACATCCTGTCCCAGCGGGACCTCTTCCGGGGTCGCACAGTGCTGGAGCTCGGGGCGGGCACCGGGCTGGCCAGCATCCTCGCGGCCACCGTGGCACAGACCGTCTACTGTACAGGTAACGCCCGCCGTCTCAGGCTGAGGGGGAGTGGGCTCTTCACGGAGCGCGTGCTGACTAGATGAACAGTGAGGGGGGAGACTGGACCCTGGACCTTGGCTGCTCTTGACTTTGCCCTCCTCTTGCGCTGGTTTTCTCCACCCTTCGTTGTTTTCTCAGCAGCGTGAGGATGACCCAGCAGGGCCGGCGGGTGCAGGACCAGTGGTTCTGCTGGTGCCTCTGTTCACACCCCCTCAAAAGAGTGAACATCTCAGAAAACCATGAGGAATACGCCTCGCATACGGCTTAAAAACAAGcgccttatttttttctgattatggaAATCTTGCCTACTCTCTGTGGATAATTTGTAGAACAGCAAATAACATTTCCTCATAGTTTTACATTCCCCAGATAAATTCAACAATATGCAGTTCATTGCATGCCCACTGCATGCCAGACACAGTTCCAGATGCGGGAGACCCAGGAGTGAATGAAACAGATCAAGTCGCTGTACTCAGGGAGCTTtagaatctattttttaatgttcgtatatatactttttacaagtttttttccttttcctttgtgtgtACCTAGTTCCAAACAATAGCTGAAATCAAACTGTATATATTCAGTGCTGTATCCTGCCAAAAATGTCGAAAAAGGGAAAAAGCATTTTCCACTGtcattaaaaattacttataaatGACTTTTAATGACCAGGTAATATTttgtcccccttttttttttttttaaccattcttatATTACTGGACATTTTGGCTGTTTTcatgttgtgttttgttttgtttgcatttgtctATTGCACTGCAACAAATACCTTTGTGCATCATTGTCTGCTAATCCTTAAACTAGATTCCTCGAAGTAGGTGGGACCTTTCTTAAGCTTTTGATACTTATGGCCAaatgattgctttttaaattttttattttgaaataatattaggTTCACATAGAAGTTGCCAAAATAGTATAGAAAGTgccatgtacccttcacccagctcccccagtggtaacatcttcT
The sequence above is drawn from the Balaenoptera musculus isolate JJ_BM4_2016_0621 chromosome 15, mBalMus1.pri.v3, whole genome shotgun sequence genome and encodes:
- the METTL22 gene encoding methyltransferase-like protein 22 isoform X1 produces the protein MDEITFKSDTVLSDVHLHTPNQRHLMVRLSGVGQPVFLSQFKLLWNQASQTDSGAEGGNHRAHPAEVTTPARSPPGSGCSSEGVSLQAGAGATSQEEVAAQLDEDGDLDVVRRPRAASPSEPSGPPRDKVHPMILTQEEDDVLGDEAQESSPYDVIKIEHTMATPLEDVGKQVWRGALLLADYILSQRDLFRGRTVLELGAGTGLASILAATVAQTVYCTDVGADLLAMCQRNIALNSHLTATGGGVIKVKELDWLKDDLCTDPEVPFSWSEEDISDLYGHTTILLAAEVFYDDDLTDALFKTLCRLAHKLKNASTAILSVEKRLNFTLRHLDVTCEAYDHFRSCLRRLEGLTGGRLRFTVEPVDVSFPQLLVYERIQQLHSQEHHAAKKSAPHKIQQPCSTAPRMEKVCDLWPFWSL
- the METTL22 gene encoding methyltransferase-like protein 22 isoform X2, producing the protein MDEITFKSDTVLSDVHLHTPNQRHLMVRLSGVGQPVFLSQFKLLWNQASQTDSGAEGGNHRAHPAEVTTPARSPPGSGCSSEGVSLQAGAGATSQEEVAAQLDEDGDLDVVRRPRAASPSEPSGPPRDKVHPMILTQEEDDVLGDEAQESSPYDVIKIEHTMATPLEDVGKQVWRGALLLADYILSQRDLFRGRTVLELGAGTGLASILAATVAQTVYCTDVGADLLAMCQRNIALNSHLTATGGGVIKVKELDWLKDDLCTDPEVPFSWSEEDISDLYGHTTILLAAEVFYDDDLTDALFKTLCRLAHKLKNASTAILSVEKRLNFTLRHLDVTCEAYDHFRSCLRRLEGLTGGRLRFTVEPVDVSFPQLLVYERIQQLELWKVFVEPVTEPVVSADTAS